A single window of Brachyhypopomus gauderio isolate BG-103 chromosome 21, BGAUD_0.2, whole genome shotgun sequence DNA harbors:
- the LOC143485275 gene encoding ADP-ribosylation factor-like protein 13B, giving the protein MDGRASGTERVKSPAAIAARERGIIRFSEMASCCSWLKRWRKPARKVTLLMVGLDNAGKTATVRGIQGENPVNVAPTVGFSKVDLKRGKFQVTIFDLGGGKRIRGIWENYYSESHGVVFVVDSSDIQRIHETRATMAEVLGHPRIAGKPVLVLANKQDQEGALPEADIIESLSLEKLVNEQKCRCQLEPCSAVLGYGRTVDKSIRRGLKWLLSNIAEDYEAISERVQRDTAKQRAWEEQDRKERAERVRIIREERDRKEREEAEQEERRVEEKKEEEEGANMPSPIQPINSVVHEEDNKEMGKGEDALQGGALDCRSKPEEEDVESTKSGPADQVKKKRRKLRLRWRNNRVEPLMV; this is encoded by the exons ATGGACGGTCGTGCCAGCGGGACAGAACGTGTGAAATCACCTGCAGCCATAGCAGCCAGAGAACGCGGG ATTATAAGGTTTAGTGAGATGGCGAGCTGCTGTAGCTGGCTGAAAAGGTGGCGTAAGCCTGCAAG GAAGGTGACGTTGTTGATGGTGGGCCTGGACAACGCTGGCAAGACTGCAACCGTGCGGGGCATTCAGGGAG AGAACCCAGTCAATGTGGCCCCCACGGTGGGCTTCTCCAAGGTGGACCTGAAACGAGGCAAGTTCCAGGTGACCATCTTCGACCTCGGCGGCGGGAAGCGCATCCGCGGCATCTGGGAGAACTATTACTCAGAGTCGCACGGCGTGGTGTTCGTGGTGGACTCCAGCGACATCCAGCGGATCCATGAGACCAGAGCCACCATGGCCGAGGTCCTCGGACACCCTCGAATCGCCGGCAAGCCCGTCCTAGT actggCCAATAAGCAGGACCAGGAAGGAGCATTGCCTGAAGCCGACATCATTGAGAGCCTATCACTGGAGAAGCTGGTCAATGAGCAAAAATGTCGCTGTCAGCTT GAGCCGTGCTCGGCGGTGTTGGGCTACGGCCGGACGGTGGACAAGTCCATCAGGAGAGGCCTGAAATGGCTCCTGAGCAACATCGCCGAGGACTACGAGGCGATCTCTGAGCGTGTGCAGAGGGACACGGCCAAGCAGCGGGCCTGGGAGGAGCAAGACAGGAAGGAGCGAGCGGAACGAGTGCGGATAATACGGGAAGAGAG GGACAGAAAAGAgcgtgaggaggcggagcaggaagagaggcgagtggaggagaagaaggaggaggaggagggtgccaACATGCCCAGCCCCATCCAGCCAATAAACAGTGTTGTTCATGAG GAGGACAATAAGGAGATGGGAAAGGGAGAGGACGCCCTGCAGGGCGGCGCTCTGGATTGCAGAAGCAAACCAGAGGAGGAGGATGTTGAGAGCACCAAATCAG GGCCAGCAGACCAGGTCaaaaagaagaggaggaaaCTGCGTCTGAGGTGGAGAAACAACAGGGTTGAACCTCTGATGGTTTAG
- the LOC143485277 gene encoding ADP-ribosylation factor-like protein 13B, producing MASCCSWLKRWRKPARKVTLFMVGLDNAGKTATVRGIQGENPVNVAPTVGFSKVDLKRGKFQVTIFDLGGGKRIRGIWENYYSESHGVVFVVDSSDIQRIHETRATMAEVLGHPRIAGKPVLV from the exons ATGGCGAGCTGCTGTAGCTGGCTGAAAAGGTGGCGTAAGCCTGCAAG GAAGGTGACGTTGTTTATGGTGGGCCTGGACAACGCTGGCAAGACTGCAACCGTGCGGGGCATTCAGGGAG AGAACCCAGTCAATGTGGCCCCCACGGTGGGCTTCTCCAAGGTGGACCTGAAACGAGGCAAGTTCCAGGTGACCATCTTCGACCTCGGCGGCGGGAAGCGCATCCGCGGCATCTGGGAGAACTATTACTCAGAGTCGCACGGCGTGGTGTTCGTGGTGGACTCCAGCGACATCCAGCGGATCCATGAGACCAGAGCCACCATGGCCGAGGTCCTCGGACACCCTCGAATCGCCGGCAAGCCCGTCCTAGTGTGA